One window of Podarcis raffonei isolate rPodRaf1 chromosome 15, rPodRaf1.pri, whole genome shotgun sequence genomic DNA carries:
- the YWHAE gene encoding 14-3-3 protein epsilon, producing the protein MDDREDLVYQAKLAEQAERYDEMVESMKKVAGMDVELTVEERNLLSVAYKNVIGARRASWRIISSIEQKEENKGGEDKLKMIREYRQMVETELKLICCDILDVLDKHLIPAANTGESKVFYYKMKGDYHRYLAEFATGNDRKEAAENSLVAYKAASDIAMTELPPTHPIRLGLALNFSVFYYEILNSPDRACRLAKAAFDDAIAELDTLSEESYKDSTLIMQLLRDNLTLWTSDMQGDGEEQSKEALQDVEDENQ; encoded by the exons AAATGGTTGAGTCAATGAAGAAAGTAGCTGGGATGGATGTTGAACTGACCGTCGAAGAAAGGAACCTGCTGtctgttgcatacaaaaatgtaattGGCGCTAGAAGAGCTTCTTGGAGAATAATCAGCAGCATTGAacagaaagaggaaaacaaaggTGGAGAAGACAAATTGAAGATGATCCGGGAGTATCGGCAAATG GTTGAGACTGAATTGAAACTAATCTGTTGTGATATTCTGGACGTACTGGACAAACACCTCATTCCAGCAGCCAACACTGGCGAATCCAAGGTTTTCTATTATAAAAT GAAAGGGGACTACCACAGGTATCTTGCAGAGTTTGCCACAGGAAACGACAGGAAGGAAGCTGCTGAGAACAGCCTGGTGGCTTACAAAGCTGCTAGTGACATTGCAATGACAGAACTTCCTCCAACACATCCCATCCGCCTAGGACTTGCCCTCAACTTCTCTGTTTTCTACTATGAAATCCTTAATTCTCCTGACCGCGCCTGCAG GTTGGCAAAAGCAGCTTTTGATGATGCTATTGCAGAACTGGATACGCTGAGTGAAGAAAGCTATAAGGATTCTACACTTATCATGCAGTTGTTACGTGATAACCTGACACTATGGACTTCAGACATGCAGGGTGACG GTGAAGAACAGAGTAAAGAAGCGCTGCAGGATGTGGAAGATGAGAACCAGTGA